From a single Paraburkholderia sp. D15 genomic region:
- a CDS encoding T6SS effector BTH_I2691 family protein: MALDTDFSSINQLTQSIMQTGSASPSSCNMCKKKGLPILPVRYGVVADTNAHSAAGALPVGGSFGAGVTGIALKKAKYTLRTLRYGYVYVLYPSTKRWQAYAVTAEGNLYDYPLDITIDRRFEKPFSCHQPGHAQLAQCITIDNAQNAGTVYLAFSDVLWTKAVRDLYASNFMGCRDKRMQTLDATGAHSGNSSQPHAASVGQLGSLLNEYGTGKHPDSMLTGCFPYNDRAGQTPALKKAMDSIQPNKGLVFALWDAVGITQELNFEQRLAFGTALEPFHHGIWAESAINALHKAVIAGEKTAIANAVQTLTTNAYSGAAITAVFDGGKLMEKQLKTINDQKDKDLAGAASDAWKPYSTHYRQTAIDEFKRKTAASMKPVHENILAPLSLDHKAWLSSDALLNVLHLDYEQGCLQSGLEYTLTFTLCIEGSADRKEAIDQLVQWANGSVEDMRNPLLRALVLNSPVLAEKVKKASSYPYVELREFAAKLIESYSKVIDVEESKNKGFIAALSKATAHLLHEAGGPIAQAISKGIDTAAAKVMYVTLCMQTKTLFECKAVYGSVNQWVNYVSRQMQEMMPGSQQIEVQDLNKDLKGKASGAANVDAEIKARQFVLVESPSREAATLSSVAAQPGFQKLASVTLTPDVVEKVYMPKFRLLTKGEPGFNGIGAIFNAINLFFARTELLKSNHFNSTENSIKFGNAVGGLVVSVSQYTHTAIEAIEKSGAKVGAGWLRFGGIADVVSKFGGPVVGLVSAAIDGYHAWDEIQHGNFILASLYFSSTIIGFSLVIAAFTGPILTLLLLIVAAIIGAAINFAKGREINEWLEQCYFGIKEENERFSSLAEDQKALTSALS, from the coding sequence ATGGCACTCGACACCGATTTCTCGAGCATCAATCAGCTCACGCAGTCAATCATGCAGACGGGTTCCGCTTCACCCAGTTCGTGCAACATGTGCAAGAAGAAGGGACTGCCGATCCTGCCGGTGCGCTACGGAGTCGTCGCGGACACGAATGCTCACAGCGCCGCCGGCGCTTTGCCGGTCGGCGGCAGCTTTGGCGCCGGCGTCACGGGCATTGCGTTAAAGAAGGCGAAGTACACCCTGCGCACACTACGCTACGGATACGTCTACGTCCTCTACCCATCGACGAAGCGCTGGCAGGCTTACGCCGTGACAGCCGAAGGCAATCTGTATGACTATCCGCTGGATATCACGATCGACCGGCGCTTCGAAAAGCCGTTCAGTTGTCACCAGCCCGGCCATGCGCAACTGGCTCAATGCATCACCATCGACAATGCGCAGAATGCCGGCACGGTGTACCTTGCGTTCAGCGACGTGCTATGGACGAAAGCGGTGCGCGACCTATACGCGTCTAACTTCATGGGCTGTCGCGACAAGCGAATGCAGACACTCGATGCTACGGGTGCCCATAGCGGCAATAGCTCGCAGCCTCATGCGGCGAGTGTTGGTCAGCTAGGCAGTCTGCTGAACGAGTACGGGACGGGAAAGCATCCCGATTCGATGCTGACAGGATGTTTTCCGTACAACGATCGTGCAGGACAAACGCCCGCGCTGAAAAAGGCGATGGACTCGATCCAACCGAACAAGGGTTTAGTGTTCGCGCTTTGGGATGCAGTGGGGATTACGCAGGAACTCAACTTTGAGCAGCGGCTCGCTTTCGGTACTGCATTAGAGCCGTTCCATCATGGGATCTGGGCGGAAAGCGCGATCAACGCATTGCACAAGGCTGTTATCGCCGGAGAGAAGACGGCCATCGCGAACGCGGTGCAGACGCTTACGACTAATGCGTACAGCGGCGCGGCAATAACGGCTGTCTTCGACGGCGGCAAGCTGATGGAGAAGCAGCTCAAGACCATCAACGATCAGAAAGATAAAGATTTGGCCGGCGCCGCCTCGGATGCGTGGAAACCTTATTCGACTCATTATCGGCAAACAGCGATCGATGAGTTCAAGCGTAAGACTGCGGCTTCGATGAAACCGGTGCATGAAAATATCCTTGCTCCGCTGTCGCTGGATCATAAGGCGTGGTTGTCTAGCGATGCTTTGCTGAATGTGCTCCACCTGGACTATGAACAGGGCTGCTTGCAGAGCGGGCTCGAATACACGCTTACTTTTACGCTGTGCATCGAGGGATCAGCGGACCGGAAAGAAGCGATCGATCAGCTCGTCCAGTGGGCGAACGGAAGTGTCGAGGACATGCGCAATCCTCTGCTTCGAGCGCTTGTACTTAACAGTCCAGTGCTGGCTGAGAAAGTGAAGAAAGCGTCAAGTTACCCCTACGTCGAGTTGCGGGAGTTTGCGGCCAAGCTCATCGAGTCGTATAGCAAAGTCATTGACGTAGAGGAGTCGAAAAATAAGGGATTCATAGCCGCACTTTCAAAGGCTACGGCTCACTTGCTCCACGAGGCCGGCGGCCCCATCGCACAGGCTATTAGCAAGGGCATCGATACTGCGGCCGCGAAGGTTATGTATGTGACGCTTTGTATGCAGACAAAGACGCTTTTTGAATGCAAGGCTGTCTATGGTTCGGTGAACCAGTGGGTGAATTATGTATCCCGGCAAATGCAGGAGATGATGCCTGGAAGTCAGCAGATCGAGGTGCAGGACTTGAACAAAGATCTGAAAGGAAAGGCGTCAGGCGCAGCAAATGTGGATGCGGAAATAAAAGCGAGGCAATTTGTCCTTGTAGAAAGCCCGTCCAGGGAAGCCGCGACGTTGTCGAGCGTTGCGGCTCAACCTGGCTTCCAGAAGTTGGCCAGCGTCACGTTGACGCCAGATGTCGTGGAAAAGGTTTACATGCCGAAATTTCGACTGCTTACCAAGGGAGAACCAGGATTTAACGGCATCGGAGCAATATTTAATGCTATTAATCTGTTCTTTGCGCGAACGGAGTTGTTGAAGTCGAATCATTTTAATTCGACGGAAAATTCAATCAAGTTCGGCAATGCTGTGGGCGGGCTGGTCGTCAGTGTGTCGCAATACACTCACACTGCTATTGAGGCAATTGAGAAATCCGGTGCAAAGGTCGGTGCAGGCTGGCTGAGATTCGGAGGGATTGCGGACGTTGTTAGCAAATTCGGAGGCCCCGTTGTTGGCCTTGTTTCCGCCGCAATTGACGGCTATCACGCGTGGGATGAAATTCAACATGGAAATTTCATTTTGGCATCTCTTTATTTCAGTTCAACAATTATCGGTTTCTCGCTTGTAATCGCAGCTTTCACGGGACCAATTTTAACTCTGCTGCTTTTGATAGTTGCAGCAATAATCGGCGCTGCCATTAATTTTGCAAAAGGGCGCGAAATCAATGAATGGCTAGAACAATGTTACTTCGGAATAAAGGAAGAAAACGAGCGCTTTTCAAGCCTAGCCGAAGACCAGAAGGCTTTGACGTCTGCACTTTCGTAA
- a CDS encoding DUF6708 domain-containing protein — protein MKIRGIARSITEDEFAARLEQKNKCTDNAKSSGTAFECTDNYLEVCDGLYREKGWGLLAFLMGGIPAIGSTIMALWIAINTSPALRQKGLAELTHWVFGFFALLSFGVFLWASRFLFVDCFNYTSKPIRFNRIDRTIYVFKHNGPGGVVSVPWDQAFLYVERSPRGGLLLTAGRVARCLVLDEKGQVTDSIPIGKRVVLASPETGPLGQQVMNELYEDFEYYRRFMEEGPALLPRVESFLSKKVSFRNSLKLRFEDEAALLKSGNLFLIAFGIVALVPVFIFSCANYLAMRTCREPVWPDDVERACGALPNAISESVAT, from the coding sequence ATGAAAATCCGTGGAATCGCTCGTTCTATCACCGAAGACGAGTTTGCTGCGCGTCTGGAGCAGAAGAACAAGTGCACTGACAACGCAAAAAGCAGTGGAACAGCCTTTGAATGTACCGACAACTATCTCGAAGTTTGCGACGGGCTCTACCGCGAGAAAGGCTGGGGCTTGCTAGCCTTCCTGATGGGCGGCATTCCCGCAATAGGCTCGACGATCATGGCTTTGTGGATAGCCATCAATACGTCTCCAGCGCTGCGGCAGAAAGGATTGGCCGAACTGACTCACTGGGTCTTTGGATTTTTTGCACTGCTCTCGTTTGGAGTGTTCCTGTGGGCATCACGTTTCCTATTCGTTGACTGTTTCAACTATACGAGCAAACCTATTCGCTTCAATCGCATTGATCGGACAATTTACGTGTTCAAACACAACGGCCCCGGCGGAGTTGTCAGCGTGCCTTGGGATCAGGCGTTCCTTTATGTCGAAAGGAGCCCACGAGGCGGTCTTTTGCTAACGGCTGGCCGCGTCGCTCGCTGTCTTGTGCTCGATGAGAAAGGACAGGTCACGGACAGCATTCCGATCGGGAAGCGAGTCGTGCTGGCCTCGCCCGAAACAGGGCCACTCGGTCAGCAAGTGATGAACGAACTCTACGAAGACTTCGAGTATTACCGGCGGTTCATGGAAGAGGGGCCAGCGCTGCTGCCTCGGGTGGAAAGCTTCCTCTCTAAAAAAGTATCGTTCCGAAATTCTCTGAAGTTGCGGTTTGAGGATGAGGCGGCCCTTTTGAAATCAGGAAATCTGTTCCTCATAGCGTTTGGAATTGTTGCTTTGGTGCCTGTCTTCATTTTTTCATGCGCCAACTACCTCGCGATGCGGACTTGTCGCGAACCGGTGTGGCCCGATGATGTAGAACGCGCCTGCGGGGCCTTGCCTAACGCAATAAGCGAAAGTGTCGCGACGTAA
- a CDS encoding DUF6708 domain-containing protein — MNFKCTSRYISDDEIAARLQQKQRCADAAKSSGTAFEATDSYLEVCDGLYREKGWGLLAFFMGGIPAICLTAMFIWMAIEVSPALRQKGQTELTHWGCGFLALSSFGAFLWATHFLFVDCFNYTSKPIRFNRPNRTIYAFKHNGPDGVVAVPWDDTLFYIERSPKGGLFQTAARVVRCLVLNEKGQVTDSFPIGKRVVLASSEEGPLGQQVMNELYEDFEYYRRFMEEGSALLPPVESFLSKEVSFQNSISFLFKDESALLKSGSVFLVVFGIIGLVPYFIFSCANYVAMRTCRQPVWPDDVERACRVLPAETGESVAT; from the coding sequence ATGAATTTCAAATGCACCAGTCGATACATATCAGACGATGAAATTGCAGCACGTTTACAGCAAAAACAGAGGTGCGCCGACGCCGCAAAAAGCAGCGGAACGGCCTTTGAAGCGACCGACAGTTATCTTGAGGTTTGCGACGGACTTTATCGTGAGAAAGGTTGGGGTCTCCTTGCCTTCTTCATGGGCGGAATACCCGCAATATGCTTGACGGCTATGTTCATATGGATGGCCATCGAAGTATCTCCAGCGCTACGGCAGAAAGGGCAAACGGAATTGACGCACTGGGGTTGCGGCTTCCTCGCGTTATCCTCATTTGGCGCGTTTCTGTGGGCAACACACTTCCTGTTCGTCGATTGCTTCAACTACACAAGCAAACCCATTCGCTTCAATCGACCCAACCGGACGATATACGCGTTCAAACACAACGGACCCGACGGAGTTGTCGCTGTGCCGTGGGACGACACATTGTTCTATATCGAACGGAGCCCCAAGGGTGGCCTGTTCCAAACCGCCGCTCGAGTTGTCCGCTGCCTTGTTCTCAATGAGAAGGGCCAAGTGACTGACAGTTTCCCGATTGGAAAGCGGGTTGTACTCGCATCGTCTGAAGAGGGACCGCTTGGCCAGCAGGTGATGAACGAACTCTACGAAGACTTCGAATACTACCGGCGGTTCATGGAAGAAGGATCGGCGCTGCTACCTCCCGTAGAAAGCTTTCTGTCCAAAGAAGTGTCGTTCCAGAACTCCATAAGCTTCCTGTTTAAAGATGAATCAGCGCTTTTGAAGTCAGGCAGCGTGTTCCTTGTAGTGTTCGGGATTATCGGTCTAGTGCCTTACTTCATTTTTTCATGCGCGAACTACGTCGCCATGCGAACCTGCCGCCAACCGGTGTGGCCCGACGATGTAGAACGCGCCTGCAGGGTTTTGCCTGCAGAGACCGGCGAAAGCGTGGCAACTTGA
- a CDS encoding HEPN domain-containing protein yields the protein MNNNQSPFPKHWAFVLNPIVLPSIDQYELAPKLFVRKAKEHEVIAIKQTLTQCIGSPFNIPRELNYETDRRETPSGPNTKNIDAIPLARADWRYHIVTNEGDQNALYRSHLAINTTAAPLEISALTFGGPSLTGWRGDFASRYFRDFTPFPASRLSIDDLNEARDTINEFVPFFIGGELCEKHPEVQRAFLMYDSLSMLNETSEFHVIGLFAIIEMMITHNPQLEDRGDSITHQMQAKLPLLMRRFRRPISTKQHFGDTDPKKVWSALYSYRSALAHGGVANFASSQLKPIKSAEAASEYLHAVVKGLLRHVLIEPLLFLDLKNC from the coding sequence ATGAATAACAACCAATCCCCATTCCCTAAACATTGGGCATTTGTTCTCAACCCAATAGTTCTTCCTAGTATCGACCAATACGAATTGGCTCCTAAACTGTTCGTTCGGAAAGCAAAGGAACATGAGGTGATTGCGATCAAGCAGACTTTGACGCAATGCATTGGCTCCCCTTTCAATATTCCGCGAGAGCTGAACTACGAGACGGACAGGCGCGAAACGCCCAGCGGGCCAAACACCAAAAACATCGACGCTATCCCGCTAGCCAGGGCAGATTGGCGCTATCACATCGTCACCAACGAAGGGGATCAAAACGCGCTCTACCGGTCGCATTTAGCTATTAATACAACAGCCGCACCTTTAGAGATTTCCGCTCTGACATTCGGCGGCCCAAGCCTAACCGGTTGGCGCGGAGACTTCGCTTCACGGTACTTTCGCGATTTCACGCCATTCCCGGCTTCGCGTTTGAGCATTGATGATTTAAATGAGGCTCGCGACACGATCAACGAATTTGTGCCGTTCTTCATTGGCGGCGAACTTTGCGAGAAACACCCGGAAGTCCAGCGCGCTTTCCTCATGTATGACTCCCTGAGTATGTTAAATGAGACTTCCGAATTCCATGTAATTGGACTATTCGCGATCATCGAAATGATGATTACGCATAACCCGCAACTGGAAGATCGAGGGGACTCGATCACCCATCAGATGCAAGCGAAGCTGCCGCTTTTGATGCGCCGGTTTCGCAGACCTATCTCGACTAAGCAACACTTTGGTGATACTGATCCGAAAAAGGTTTGGTCCGCGCTTTATTCGTATCGTAGTGCTTTGGCTCACGGCGGCGTAGCGAATTTTGCCTCCAGTCAATTGAAGCCGATTAAATCTGCGGAGGCTGCGTCCGAATATCTTCACGCAGTCGTAAAGGGGTTGCTGCGACATGTTCTTATCGAGCCTTTGCTCTTTCTCGACCTGAAAAATTGCTGA
- a CDS encoding ogr/Delta-like zinc finger family protein translates to MKIECPCCGAALCARTTDFQSVTLRRIYSVCRECGFKARAELEIIHSLSPSSRPRAEVMLEVRPATMLRGAVNARTSAADAGSQ, encoded by the coding sequence ATGAAAATCGAATGCCCATGCTGTGGCGCAGCCCTCTGCGCGCGCACCACCGACTTTCAATCGGTCACACTGCGGCGAATTTATAGCGTCTGTCGTGAGTGCGGATTCAAGGCGCGCGCAGAGCTGGAAATCATTCATTCGCTTTCTCCGTCGTCCCGTCCACGCGCTGAGGTAATGCTTGAGGTGCGGCCCGCGACGATGCTTCGTGGAGCAGTCAACGCGCGAACCAGTGCTGCCGATGCGGGTAGCCAATGA
- a CDS encoding metal/formaldehyde-sensitive transcriptional repressor, with protein MSHTIRDKQKLLNRVRRIKGQVEAIERALEEERGCMDVLQLITSSRGAMNGLLAVVLEDHIRTHLVDAESEGEHGSGTEQLIEVVHSYFK; from the coding sequence ATGAGTCATACGATTCGCGATAAACAGAAACTGCTCAATCGAGTTCGCCGCATCAAGGGGCAGGTCGAGGCAATCGAGCGCGCGCTGGAAGAGGAGCGCGGTTGCATGGATGTGCTCCAGCTCATCACCAGTAGTCGCGGCGCGATGAACGGTCTGCTTGCCGTGGTTCTTGAAGATCACATCCGAACGCATCTCGTCGACGCTGAGTCAGAGGGCGAGCACGGCAGCGGCACCGAGCAGTTGATCGAGGTAGTTCACAGCTACTTCAAGTAA
- the dmeF gene encoding CDF family Co(II)/Ni(II) efflux transporter DmeF translates to MNNFRNAAEAAGHDHIFLGAAHEANERRTWTVIALCSAMMVAEIVGGSLFGSLALVADGLHMSTHAGAMLIAALAYTYARRHAADNRFVFGTGKLGDLAGFSSAIVLAMIALLIAYEAISRLLSPVPIHFGQAIPIAVLGLVVNLASVWLLGGDHHGHDHGHDHGHSHGHSHTDEHGHVDEAHRIVGSAGVFALSVFEDGVPPVFRITPDVASSKPSASAVSVTTIRPDGTRQTFTFADRGDYLESKDDIPEPHAFSAIVHLPDGEYLVEFEEHEHDHNDGHAAANRDHNIRSAYIHVIADAAVSVLAIIGLLLARAFGWVWMDPLAGVIGALVIANWSWGLMRDTGRILLDVNPDNRMAENVRHVIEDNGDTVVDLHVWRVGPGHMSAIVAVATSDARRNPGFYRAALKRFKGLSHLTVEVNPTPAA, encoded by the coding sequence ATGAACAATTTTCGAAATGCCGCTGAAGCGGCGGGGCACGACCACATTTTTCTGGGTGCGGCCCATGAAGCCAATGAACGCAGAACCTGGACGGTGATTGCGCTGTGCAGCGCGATGATGGTCGCTGAAATCGTCGGCGGCAGTCTCTTCGGGTCACTGGCGCTAGTTGCGGACGGTCTGCACATGTCAACCCACGCCGGCGCGATGTTGATCGCCGCGCTGGCGTACACCTATGCTCGCAGGCACGCGGCCGACAATCGCTTCGTGTTCGGGACCGGCAAACTGGGCGACCTCGCGGGTTTCAGCAGCGCAATCGTGCTCGCCATGATCGCGCTGCTGATCGCGTATGAAGCCATATCACGCCTTCTGTCGCCCGTGCCCATCCACTTCGGCCAGGCGATCCCGATCGCCGTACTTGGACTGGTCGTCAATTTAGCGAGCGTCTGGCTGTTAGGCGGCGACCACCATGGCCACGATCATGGCCACGATCACGGCCACAGTCATGGTCACAGTCACACGGACGAGCACGGTCATGTTGACGAGGCACATCGCATCGTCGGCAGCGCGGGCGTTTTTGCCCTGTCGGTTTTCGAAGACGGCGTACCGCCGGTGTTTCGCATCACGCCCGACGTCGCCTCGTCGAAACCAAGCGCCAGCGCAGTATCAGTGACGACGATCCGCCCTGACGGTACGCGCCAGACCTTCACGTTTGCCGATCGCGGTGATTATCTGGAGTCGAAGGACGACATTCCGGAGCCGCACGCTTTCAGCGCGATCGTCCACCTGCCAGACGGTGAGTATCTGGTCGAGTTTGAAGAACACGAGCACGATCACAACGATGGGCACGCGGCCGCAAATCGCGACCACAACATCCGCTCGGCTTACATTCACGTCATTGCCGACGCGGCGGTTTCCGTACTCGCGATCATAGGCCTGTTGCTGGCGCGCGCATTTGGCTGGGTCTGGATGGACCCACTTGCGGGCGTGATTGGCGCGCTGGTGATTGCAAACTGGTCGTGGGGCTTGATGCGGGATACGGGCCGCATCCTGCTCGACGTGAATCCGGACAATCGCATGGCCGAGAACGTCCGGCATGTCATCGAAGACAATGGCGACACCGTCGTGGACCTGCACGTCTGGCGAGTCGGTCCCGGACATATGAGCGCGATCGTAGCGGTGGCCACCTCAGATGCCCGACGCAATCCAGGCTTCTACCGCGCGGCGCTCAAGCGTTTCAAAGGGCTGTCGCATTTGACGGTCGAGGTGAATCCCACGCCTGCTGCTTGA
- a CDS encoding c-type cytochrome, which translates to MSEAPHGAPIKTPGQLIAAIIAGFAVPIVIIVLLAVYVDNSTRTGAGTDSLSDAEVSARIKPFAQVDIRDANAPRVYKTGEEVYKAVCSACHASGAAGAPKFTNTADWAPRIAQGFDTLWHTALSGKGAMPPRGGTSPDDYSDFEIARAVVYMANNSGASFPEPAQPAAGAAAASGAAAASGATAAAAPVAGSDAAATQAAAAMAAMASVPQAAAPAAAPAADAAQAGKALYTQVCQACHAAGVLNAPKFGDKDAWAPRLKDPMDTIYNYALHGKGAMPPKGGSNASDADVKAAVDYMVNAAK; encoded by the coding sequence ATGAGCGAAGCACCACACGGAGCCCCGATCAAAACCCCCGGGCAGCTCATCGCCGCGATCATCGCCGGATTTGCCGTTCCGATCGTCATCATCGTTCTGCTGGCCGTGTACGTCGACAATTCGACACGCACCGGCGCCGGCACCGACTCTCTCTCCGACGCCGAAGTCTCCGCCCGCATCAAACCATTCGCCCAGGTCGACATCCGCGACGCCAACGCGCCGCGCGTCTACAAGACCGGCGAAGAGGTCTACAAGGCCGTGTGCTCGGCGTGTCACGCGTCGGGCGCAGCCGGTGCACCGAAATTCACCAATACCGCCGACTGGGCCCCGCGCATCGCGCAAGGCTTCGACACGCTGTGGCACACCGCGCTGTCCGGCAAGGGCGCGATGCCACCGCGCGGCGGCACCAGCCCGGACGACTACAGCGACTTCGAAATAGCCCGCGCCGTGGTCTACATGGCGAACAATTCGGGCGCAAGCTTCCCCGAACCGGCGCAGCCGGCCGCCGGAGCGGCAGCGGCATCCGGCGCGGCCGCCGCGTCGGGCGCAACGGCAGCAGCAGCGCCAGTTGCCGGCTCGGACGCCGCCGCAACGCAAGCCGCAGCCGCCATGGCCGCGATGGCCAGCGTGCCGCAAGCTGCGGCACCAGCAGCCGCGCCGGCTGCCGACGCAGCGCAAGCCGGTAAGGCGCTGTACACGCAGGTCTGCCAGGCCTGTCACGCGGCGGGCGTGCTGAACGCACCGAAGTTCGGCGACAAGGATGCCTGGGCGCCGCGCCTGAAAGACCCGATGGACACGATCTACAACTACGCGCTGCACGGCAAGGGCGCGATGCCGCCGAAGGGCGGGTCGAATGCATCGGATGCGGATGTGAAGGCCGCCGTCGACTACATGGTCAACGCGGCAAAGTAA
- a CDS encoding UvrD-helicase domain-containing protein: MSAGLNPAQSEAVRYLDGPCLVLAGAGSGKTRVITQKIAHLIEAKGFEPRHIAAVTFTNKAALEMRERVGKLLEGKTLTTPGKEGRKVPVNQLTVCTFHSLGVQILRQEAEHVGLKPQFSIMDSDDCFGMIQEQVGSTDKGFIRKIQSIISLWKNGMIMPEQAIAIAANEDEHQAAIVYRNYVATLHAYQAVDFDDLIRLPAELFEKNEQVRDRWQNKLRYLLIDEYQDTNACQYELVKLLAGKRAAFTAVGDDDQAIYGWRGATLENLGQLSKDFPKLHLIKLEQNYRSTVRILTAANNVIANNPKLFEKKLWSEHGMGDTITVTPCNDEEHEAESVVFRLSAHKFERRANFRDYAILYRGNFQARIFEQVLRRERIPYVLSGGQSFFDKAEIKDICAYLRLIANANDDPAFIRAITTPRRGVGNTTLEALGSFAGQAKVSLFEAVYMGGIEARLSPRQIEPMRVFCDFMQRLTDRAEKDAAGPLLDELMDAIHYEAYLYDAFDERQAQAKWQNVLEFMEWLKRKGTKAEPAGAENGEATGYDTADGLGDTGKNLLGLIQTVALMSMLEGREEDPDAVRLSTVHASKGLEYPHVFLVGVEEGIMPHRGGPDDEPIDDARIEEERRLMYVAITRAQRSLHLNWCKKRKRARETVVCEPSRFIPEMLLDDAPPPTADEAPMSPKDRLASLKALLQKP; encoded by the coding sequence ATGTCCGCAGGCCTGAACCCCGCTCAAAGTGAAGCGGTCCGTTATCTCGACGGTCCGTGTCTCGTGCTCGCCGGCGCCGGCAGCGGCAAGACGCGCGTGATCACGCAAAAGATCGCGCACCTGATCGAGGCCAAGGGCTTCGAGCCGCGCCACATCGCCGCCGTCACGTTCACGAACAAGGCCGCGCTGGAAATGCGCGAGCGCGTCGGCAAGCTGCTCGAGGGCAAGACCCTCACCACGCCCGGCAAGGAAGGCCGCAAGGTGCCCGTCAACCAGTTGACGGTCTGTACCTTCCACTCGCTCGGCGTGCAGATTTTGCGGCAGGAAGCCGAACACGTCGGGCTGAAGCCGCAGTTCTCGATCATGGATTCGGACGACTGCTTCGGCATGATCCAGGAGCAGGTCGGTTCGACGGACAAGGGTTTCATCCGCAAGATCCAGTCGATCATCTCGCTGTGGAAGAACGGCATGATCATGCCGGAACAGGCGATTGCGATTGCGGCGAACGAAGACGAACACCAGGCCGCGATCGTCTACCGTAATTACGTGGCGACGCTGCACGCTTATCAGGCGGTCGATTTCGACGATCTGATCCGGCTGCCCGCCGAACTCTTCGAGAAGAACGAGCAGGTGCGCGACCGCTGGCAGAACAAGCTGCGCTATCTGCTGATCGACGAGTATCAGGACACCAACGCGTGCCAGTACGAACTGGTGAAGCTGCTGGCCGGCAAGCGCGCGGCGTTCACCGCCGTCGGCGACGACGACCAGGCGATCTACGGCTGGCGCGGCGCCACACTCGAAAACCTCGGCCAGCTCAGCAAGGATTTTCCGAAGCTGCATCTGATCAAGCTCGAACAGAATTACCGTTCGACGGTGCGCATTCTGACCGCCGCGAACAATGTGATCGCGAACAACCCGAAGCTGTTCGAGAAGAAGCTGTGGTCCGAGCACGGCATGGGCGACACGATCACCGTGACGCCCTGCAATGACGAGGAACACGAAGCCGAGTCCGTGGTGTTCCGGCTGTCCGCGCACAAGTTCGAGCGTCGCGCGAATTTCCGCGACTACGCGATCCTGTATCGCGGCAATTTCCAGGCGCGCATCTTCGAACAGGTACTGCGTCGCGAGCGGATTCCGTACGTGCTGTCGGGCGGCCAGTCGTTCTTCGACAAGGCCGAGATCAAGGACATCTGCGCGTATCTGCGGCTGATCGCCAACGCCAACGACGATCCCGCGTTCATCCGCGCGATCACCACGCCGCGACGCGGCGTCGGTAACACCACGCTGGAGGCGCTCGGTTCGTTCGCGGGCCAGGCGAAGGTGTCGCTGTTCGAGGCGGTGTACATGGGCGGCATCGAAGCGCGCCTGTCGCCGCGTCAGATCGAGCCGATGCGCGTGTTCTGCGACTTCATGCAGCGCCTGACCGATCGCGCGGAGAAGGACGCCGCCGGTCCGCTGCTCGACGAACTGATGGACGCGATTCACTACGAGGCCTACCTGTACGACGCGTTCGACGAACGTCAGGCGCAGGCCAAGTGGCAGAACGTGCTGGAGTTCATGGAGTGGCTCAAGCGCAAGGGCACGAAGGCCGAGCCCGCGGGCGCGGAGAACGGCGAGGCGACCGGCTACGACACGGCGGACGGTCTCGGCGACACCGGCAAGAATCTGCTCGGCTTGATCCAGACCGTCGCGTTGATGTCGATGCTCGAAGGCCGCGAGGAAGATCCCGATGCGGTGCGGCTGTCGACGGTGCATGCGTCGAAGGGACTGGAGTATCCGCACGTGTTTCTGGTGGGCGTCGAGGAAGGGATCATGCCGCATCGCGGCGGCCCGGACGACGAACCGATCGACGACGCGCGCATCGAGGAAGAGCGCCGGTTGATGTATGTGGCGATCACGCGTGCGCAGCGCAGTCTGCATCTGAACTGGTGCAAGAAGCGCAAGCGGGCGCGGGAGACGGTGGTGTGCGAGCCGTCGCGCTTCATCCCCGAAATGCTGCTCGACGATGCGCCGCCGCCCACGGCGGACGAAGCGCCGATGTCGCCGAAAGACCGCCTCGCGAGTTTGAAGGCGTTGTTGCAGAAACCTTGA